One genomic region from Saprospiraceae bacterium encodes:
- a CDS encoding nucleotidyltransferase translates to MKPSLIILAAGMGSRYGGLKQLDQFGPNGEAIIDYSLFDALKAGFGKIIFIIRESFKSDMIKAFAHKLEGRVEYHFVNQDIAMVPSGIPIHPDRTKPWGTAHAVWVAKDFIREPFGVINADDFYGAESYITLANFLNKLAPNDQSSYCTVGYYLRNTLSEHGTVNRGICTVDEHNFLVAVNERTKIRRFEDGIIRYDSESEHPMPLNDDDFASMNMWGCVPHYFNVMDRHFKTFLQEYGLDPKSEYYIPTLMDYMIEHNLATVEVLPSESTWFGVTYPEDKPAVMLALQSLLDKGVYPENLWA, encoded by the coding sequence ATGAAACCTTCTTTGATCATTTTGGCAGCTGGCATGGGTAGCAGATACGGAGGCTTGAAACAGTTAGACCAGTTTGGTCCCAATGGGGAAGCGATCATCGATTATTCTCTTTTCGATGCACTCAAGGCGGGTTTTGGAAAGATTATATTTATCATTCGTGAAAGCTTCAAATCTGATATGATCAAAGCTTTTGCACACAAATTGGAGGGTAGGGTTGAGTACCATTTTGTCAACCAGGATATTGCCATGGTACCTTCTGGTATTCCGATACATCCAGACAGGACGAAGCCCTGGGGCACTGCCCATGCGGTCTGGGTGGCCAAAGATTTTATCCGGGAGCCTTTTGGGGTGATCAATGCTGATGATTTTTATGGAGCAGAATCATATATCACGTTGGCCAATTTTTTGAATAAGCTGGCGCCAAATGACCAATCTTCTTATTGTACTGTAGGATATTATCTTAGAAATACCTTGTCAGAGCATGGTACCGTCAATCGTGGAATTTGTACTGTCGATGAGCACAACTTTCTGGTTGCAGTAAACGAACGGACAAAAATCAGGCGATTTGAGGATGGTATTATTCGATATGATAGCGAATCGGAGCATCCTATGCCCCTAAATGATGATGATTTTGCTTCCATGAATATGTGGGGCTGTGTGCCTCATTATTTTAATGTTATGGATCGCCATTTTAAAACCTTTCTCCAAGAATATGGTTTAGACCCAAAATCAGAATATTATATCCCCACCTTAATGGATTATATGATCGAACATAATTTAGCCACCGTAGAAGTGCTGCCATCTGAATCGACCTGGTTTGGAGTGACCTATCCTGAAGACAAGCCTGCGGTCATGCTAGCTTTGCAGTCATTATTAGATAAAGGAGTCTATCCAGAGAATTTATGGGCATGA
- a CDS encoding aminoglycoside phosphotransferase family protein encodes MIPDELFLAYGLDPAADIAKFGDGLIHDTYLYVLGEVKLVIQRLNHHVFKDIRSLMKNIGKVEDHIRIAHPHAVFVSFLTTASGENAIEFDGYFWRIMHYIKNSHSYERLTHPDQAIEAGKMVGEFHSQLAGMNPGTLVDTIPSFHDLSVRYQKFITVVEEDPCNRLAGCSEEVEFLKNNGEDVLQWQIEIKLPKRVTHNDTKLNNMLFDDLGKGICMVDLDTMMSGEIIFDTGDVLRTMCNPSGEDGRMGPVGFDTLVYHNFIKGYLSATTGTLTHRELLAIPDSMVRMALEQAIRFLTDHLEGDIYYKQPYAGFNLVSVQTQIAFIKLVSRHLPLLREELSDKLLKA; translated from the coding sequence ATGATCCCCGATGAACTATTTTTAGCTTATGGGTTAGATCCTGCTGCAGACATCGCTAAGTTTGGCGATGGGCTCATACACGATACTTATCTATATGTACTTGGTGAAGTAAAACTGGTCATACAACGATTGAATCATCATGTTTTTAAGGACATCCGGTCGTTGATGAAAAATATCGGTAAAGTTGAAGATCATATCAGGATAGCGCATCCTCATGCAGTATTTGTATCATTCCTTACTACTGCTTCCGGTGAAAATGCAATAGAATTTGATGGGTATTTCTGGCGAATCATGCATTATATAAAAAATAGCCACAGTTATGAAAGATTGACCCATCCTGATCAAGCTATCGAAGCAGGCAAGATGGTGGGTGAATTTCATTCTCAGTTAGCAGGTATGAATCCCGGGACACTGGTAGATACCATTCCTTCTTTTCATGACTTATCTGTCAGATATCAAAAATTTATTACAGTGGTAGAAGAGGATCCTTGTAATAGATTAGCAGGATGCAGCGAGGAAGTTGAATTTTTAAAAAATAATGGTGAAGATGTTTTACAGTGGCAAATTGAAATAAAATTGCCCAAAAGAGTGACTCATAATGATACCAAGTTGAACAATATGCTCTTTGATGATCTGGGCAAAGGCATTTGTATGGTTGACCTGGACACCATGATGTCTGGGGAGATCATTTTTGATACTGGTGATGTGCTGCGGACGATGTGCAATCCTTCAGGTGAAGATGGCAGAATGGGCCCGGTAGGATTTGACACTCTGGTTTATCATAATTTTATCAAAGGTTACCTCTCTGCTACCACAGGAACGCTGACTCATCGCGAATTGTTGGCGATACCTGATTCTATGGTCAGAATGGCCTTAGAGCAGGCGATTAGGTTTTTGACGGACCACCTTGAAGGCGATATATATTACAAACAACCCTATGCCGGATTTAATCTGGTTAGTGTACAAACCCAGATTGCATTTATCAAATTGGTGAGTAGACACCTACCGCTCTTGCGAGAAGAGCTCAGTGATAAACTTCTTAAAGCTTAA